One segment of Alistipes sp. ZOR0009 DNA contains the following:
- a CDS encoding polysaccharide deacetylase family protein, producing MYFRPPKFITKLFPSFIWSFPDETDTVYLTFDDGPNPDVTPWVLEQLRKYNAKATFFCLGKNVEMFPETFQMILDEGHAVGNHTYSHQKGWSMSVGNYIQDVDLADTFIKSPLLRPPYGRIKPSQANVLSERYKIIMWDILSRDYSRTLSRRGCVNNVVKVLRPGAIIVFHDSYKAEKNLRYALPRVLDYIANVKGYKMKSIEY from the coding sequence ATGTATTTCAGACCGCCTAAATTTATAACAAAGCTCTTTCCTAGCTTCATCTGGAGTTTTCCGGATGAGACTGATACCGTTTACCTCACTTTCGATGATGGCCCGAACCCAGACGTAACGCCTTGGGTTCTGGAACAGCTACGTAAGTACAACGCCAAGGCTACCTTTTTTTGCCTTGGTAAAAACGTGGAGATGTTCCCCGAAACATTTCAGATGATACTCGACGAAGGACATGCGGTGGGCAACCACACCTACAGCCACCAAAAGGGATGGAGCATGAGCGTTGGAAATTACATTCAAGACGTAGACTTGGCCGACACCTTCATTAAGTCGCCCCTGCTGCGCCCACCATACGGAAGAATTAAGCCTTCACAAGCCAACGTGCTTTCCGAACGCTACAAAATAATAATGTGGGATATACTTAGCCGCGACTACAGCCGTACGCTATCGCGCCGTGGCTGCGTAAACAACGTCGTTAAGGTTCTTCGTCCCGGAGCAATAATTGTTTTTCACGACTCCTACAAGGCCGAAAAAAATCTACGCTACGCCCTGCCACGCGTGCTAGACTACATTGCCAACGTTAAGGGGTATAAGATGAAAAGCATCGAATACTAA
- the purD gene encoding phosphoribosylamine--glycine ligase: protein MRVLLLGSGGREHAFAWKIAQSPKLSKLFIAPGNPATALLGENVAISATDFEALKEFSLRERIDMIVVGPEDPLVKGIYDYFTTNKETKHIAVIGPSKLGATLEGSKDFAKAFMTRHGVPTAAYRSFTKETLAQAYLFLETLKAPYVLKADGLAAGKGVLIISNLQEAKDELAKMFDGKFGAAGNTVVIEEFLKGIECSVFVLTDGKSYKILPEAKDYKRIGEGDTGLNTGGMGAVSPVPFADAEFMEKVRTRIVEPTVNGFHKDEIAYKGFVFIGLMNDGGEPSVIEYNVRMGDPETEVVLPRLDADILDLFEGVANGTLSEKSFGIKKEAAVTVVCVSGGYPEDYGKGFPISLPETAESIVFHAGTTLKEGTLVTSGGRVLTVTSLGATKEEALKKSYATIEGISFDKMYFRRDIGQDL, encoded by the coding sequence ATGAGAGTTCTTTTATTGGGTTCAGGAGGAAGAGAACATGCATTTGCCTGGAAAATCGCACAAAGTCCAAAGCTCAGCAAGCTATTTATCGCACCTGGCAATCCAGCCACAGCCCTTTTAGGCGAAAATGTTGCCATTAGCGCAACCGACTTTGAGGCGCTAAAGGAGTTCAGCTTAAGAGAACGTATCGACATGATTGTTGTTGGCCCCGAAGATCCGCTGGTAAAGGGAATTTACGACTACTTTACCACCAATAAGGAGACAAAGCACATCGCGGTGATTGGCCCTTCGAAGCTGGGTGCCACCCTAGAGGGAAGCAAAGACTTTGCAAAGGCATTCATGACTCGCCACGGCGTGCCAACCGCTGCTTACAGATCGTTTACCAAAGAGACTCTAGCCCAAGCTTACTTGTTTCTGGAAACGCTTAAGGCTCCATACGTGCTTAAGGCCGATGGCTTAGCTGCCGGGAAAGGAGTGCTTATCATCAGCAACCTGCAGGAAGCAAAAGACGAGCTCGCCAAGATGTTTGACGGCAAGTTTGGAGCAGCGGGCAATACGGTTGTGATTGAAGAGTTCCTAAAAGGCATCGAATGCTCCGTTTTTGTACTTACCGACGGAAAATCATACAAAATACTACCCGAAGCCAAGGACTACAAGCGCATTGGCGAGGGCGACACGGGCCTAAACACAGGTGGTATGGGAGCCGTATCGCCAGTTCCTTTTGCCGATGCCGAATTTATGGAAAAGGTTCGTACCCGCATTGTAGAGCCAACCGTTAACGGGTTCCATAAGGACGAAATTGCCTACAAAGGATTTGTCTTTATTGGCCTAATGAATGACGGCGGAGAACCTTCTGTTATTGAATACAACGTTCGCATGGGCGATCCAGAAACGGAGGTTGTACTACCCCGACTCGATGCAGATATTCTAGATCTATTCGAGGGAGTTGCCAACGGCACCCTTTCCGAAAAATCGTTTGGAATCAAAAAGGAAGCAGCCGTAACCGTTGTTTGCGTATCGGGAGGCTACCCCGAAGATTACGGAAAAGGATTCCCCATATCGCTACCCGAAACAGCAGAAAGCATCGTATTCCATGCAGGAACAACCCTAAAGGAGGGCACGCTGGTAACATCGGGCGGACGAGTGCTAACAGTAACCTCGCTTGGAGCAACCAAAGAGGAGGCGTTAAAGAAATCATACGCCACAATAGAAGGCATCTCCTTCGACAAAATGTACTTTAGACGAGATATAGGACAAGATTTATAG
- the deoC gene encoding deoxyribose-phosphate aldolase: protein MDDFFDQYDFDVNDAEVEYEVDLIKTKLDDLRSIDALKTCFSCIDLTSLNTTDTLETGKTLAEKVSRFQKDFPYMPNVGAICIYPGLINEVNKNLKAKDVKIATVTAGFPHSQTFIDIKLSESQMAVEQGADEVDIVMSVGRFLEEDYETVFNEIAQIKEAIGDAHLKVILETGALPTYSSIRLASLLAMEAGADFIKTSTGKINVGATPQAVYVMAQAVKDYYDRTERMVGIKPAGGVVTTNDALTYYGIMKTVLGEDWLNNEYFRLGASRLANNLLSDIKEEPVEYF, encoded by the coding sequence ATGGACGACTTTTTTGACCAGTACGACTTCGACGTAAATGATGCCGAGGTCGAGTATGAGGTTGACCTCATCAAAACTAAGCTAGACGACCTACGTAGCATCGACGCGCTGAAGACCTGCTTCTCTTGCATCGACCTTACCAGCTTAAACACTACAGATACTTTAGAAACTGGAAAAACGCTTGCCGAAAAGGTTAGCCGCTTCCAAAAGGATTTCCCTTACATGCCTAACGTAGGCGCCATCTGCATCTACCCAGGGCTTATCAACGAGGTGAACAAAAACCTTAAGGCTAAGGACGTAAAGATTGCCACCGTTACCGCTGGCTTCCCTCACTCGCAAACCTTTATCGACATTAAGCTTTCTGAAAGCCAGATGGCCGTAGAGCAGGGTGCCGATGAGGTAGACATTGTAATGTCTGTTGGCCGATTCCTCGAAGAGGATTACGAAACCGTATTCAACGAAATTGCCCAAATAAAGGAGGCTATTGGAGATGCCCACCTAAAGGTTATCCTCGAAACAGGTGCGCTACCAACCTACTCTTCTATCCGATTGGCATCGCTGCTAGCCATGGAGGCTGGTGCCGACTTCATCAAAACATCAACCGGAAAGATTAACGTAGGCGCAACCCCACAAGCCGTATACGTTATGGCACAAGCAGTAAAGGATTACTACGACCGTACCGAACGCATGGTGGGTATTAAACCTGCCGGCGGCGTGGTTACCACCAACGACGCCCTTACCTACTACGGAATTATGAAAACCGTTTTAGGTGAAGACTGGCTTAACAACGAGTACTTCCGCCTTGGCGCTAGCCGCTTGGCCAACAACCTGCTTTCCGACATCAAGGAAGAGCCAGTAGAATACTTTTAG
- the tyrS gene encoding tyrosine--tRNA ligase, which yields MNFIEELTWRGMIHDMMPGTDELLSKEMVTAYVGIDPTADSLHIGHLVGVMMLRHLQRTGHKPLALIGGATGMIGDPSGKSIERNLLDEPTLRHNQNCIKEQLSKFLDFESDAPNRAEIVNNYDWMKEFSFLAFIRDVGKHITVNYMMSKDSVKKRITGEARDGMSFTEFTYQLVQGYDFLYLNQNKGCKLQMGGSDQWGNITTGTELIRRKTGGEAFALTCPLITKADGGKFGKTESGNVWLSKAYTSPYKFYQFWLNVSDEDAEKYLKIFTFISREEYEQLVAEHREAPHTRILQKRLAQEVTVMVHSEEDYNAAVEASQILFGNATANTLAKLDEETFLSVFEGVPQFEVEKSVLDAGVNVIELLATNTSVFPSKGEARKMIQGGGVSINKNKVEGVEATATSDMLLNGKFLLVQRGKKNYFIIKVQ from the coding sequence ATGAACTTTATTGAAGAACTGACTTGGAGGGGCATGATTCATGACATGATGCCCGGAACGGATGAGCTACTATCTAAAGAGATGGTAACCGCCTATGTGGGTATCGACCCAACTGCCGACTCGCTGCACATTGGTCACCTGGTTGGCGTGATGATGCTTCGCCACCTACAGCGTACCGGCCACAAGCCGCTTGCTCTTATTGGTGGTGCAACAGGTATGATCGGCGACCCTTCAGGAAAGTCGATTGAGCGTAACCTGCTCGATGAGCCGACTCTCCGTCACAACCAAAACTGTATCAAGGAGCAGCTTTCTAAATTCCTTGACTTCGAGAGCGACGCACCAAACCGCGCCGAGATTGTAAACAACTACGACTGGATGAAGGAATTCTCGTTCCTTGCGTTCATCCGCGATGTGGGTAAGCATATTACCGTAAACTACATGATGAGCAAAGACTCAGTGAAGAAGCGCATCACGGGCGAAGCGCGCGACGGGATGTCGTTCACCGAGTTTACCTATCAGCTTGTTCAGGGATACGACTTTTTATACCTAAACCAAAATAAGGGGTGCAAGCTCCAAATGGGCGGTTCCGATCAGTGGGGTAACATCACCACCGGTACCGAGCTAATTCGCCGCAAGACAGGTGGCGAGGCTTTTGCCCTTACCTGTCCGCTTATTACCAAGGCCGATGGCGGTAAGTTTGGAAAGACCGAGAGCGGCAACGTGTGGCTGTCGAAGGCCTACACCTCGCCCTACAAGTTCTACCAATTCTGGCTTAACGTATCGGACGAGGATGCCGAGAAGTACCTCAAGATTTTCACCTTCATCAGCCGCGAGGAGTACGAGCAGCTGGTGGCAGAGCACCGCGAGGCGCCTCACACCCGCATCCTTCAGAAGCGCCTGGCGCAGGAGGTAACCGTAATGGTACACTCCGAAGAGGACTACAACGCCGCTGTTGAGGCGTCGCAAATCCTATTCGGAAACGCAACCGCCAACACCCTTGCCAAGCTCGACGAGGAAACCTTCCTTTCCGTATTCGAAGGCGTGCCTCAGTTCGAGGTAGAGAAGAGCGTGCTTGATGCGGGCGTTAACGTTATCGAGCTGCTGGCTACCAACACCTCCGTGTTCCCATCTAAAGGCGAAGCCCGTAAGATGATTCAGGGTGGTGGCGTAAGCATCAACAAGAATAAGGTGGAGGGCGTAGAGGCAACCGCTACCTCCGACATGCTGCTTAACGGCAAGTTCCTTTTGGTGCAACGCGGAAAGAAGAACTACTTTATCATCAAGGTGCAATAA
- a CDS encoding DUF2723 domain-containing protein, with protein sequence MPKSLKLGTVLTYLTFIISFGIYLLTLERTVSLWDCGEFIASATGLQIGHPPGAPLYAMVARVFAAVAPGSQHVALFVNSFSALASALTITFLYKSILLLFAISAKNEVKSQLAIQLSAFAAAMTFAFTDTFWFSAVEAEVYAFSLLFTAACFWAVLKWYTLEDGNIHSRWLILIAYLCGLSYGVHLLNLLIIPAILFLIISKCYHLSTGKKLLAIAVSSLGVGAVMYFFVPLLLWVISRIELLFVNQIGLPYNSGTLFGVFAIFGAMGWLVWFSFTKGHAKTFLFTVSFALFTLGFASYAMVLIRGIQNPPMNQNQPDNIFSLKYYLDRDQYGKTPLLYGPYYSAPVKAVVADEPIYVKIDGRYEIKGYTSKVKYYSSHCTIFPRMHSNVPNHIGSYRSWADIQEDSVTYKTVDGKAFKEIKPTFTQNLTFFAGYQMWWMYFRYLLWNFSGRQNEFYGNGNILNGNFITGFPAIDNLMLGPQNELPDAYKNNAANNRYFLIPLLLGLIGIYYQWKRHENLFITTLLLFFFTGIAIVLFLNQTPLQARERDYAYVGSFYVFAIWIGYGLLFLSKKLEKIKARSLRNIAALSFIAVPALVLAQNYDDHDRSGRSIALNYAKNFLNSVPKNSLLVVYGDNDTFPVWYAQMVEGVRQDVKVVNSNYLPTSWQPGQLAYKTYTNDGFKMDGRSLYTIPDEFRHTTGKDSLMPPVPLQIAMLQIFSSDSANRVPSPLQKGKMVRYLPQDVIVLPGLTRKDSNNIYLANNQILSKEQIIYLDIINRNYPERTISYAQTVPEQSYKLLQRNLSRVGLNHELIIRAADSTDSVNRAATLRSYKFLMNHFSFDKLDKPQLLDEVSVRCIASYRTAFIRTAAALANAGDTAKATALIAKCNKNIPVETIPLGSKEPVMVKLLLDLKQNRDALLLVNYLSKENLQMLHFIEKLNSFQKRYVFAEKALALQNLDSFAEILVAHGYTQQAMKIKQQIDKYDK encoded by the coding sequence ATGCCAAAAAGCTTAAAGTTAGGAACGGTGCTTACCTACCTAACTTTCATTATTTCTTTTGGAATCTACCTGTTAACCCTCGAGCGTACCGTTAGCTTGTGGGATTGTGGAGAGTTTATAGCCTCTGCTACTGGCCTACAAATTGGCCATCCACCGGGAGCGCCGCTGTACGCTATGGTAGCCCGAGTTTTTGCCGCTGTAGCACCCGGTAGCCAGCACGTGGCGCTTTTTGTCAACAGCTTTTCGGCGTTGGCCAGCGCGCTAACCATCACCTTCCTGTATAAGTCTATTCTTTTGCTCTTCGCAATATCGGCAAAAAACGAGGTTAAGAGCCAGCTGGCAATACAGCTATCGGCCTTTGCCGCTGCCATGACATTTGCCTTTACCGATACCTTTTGGTTTTCGGCTGTAGAAGCGGAGGTTTACGCCTTCTCGCTCCTCTTTACGGCAGCCTGCTTTTGGGCCGTACTTAAGTGGTACACCCTCGAAGATGGAAACATTCACTCCCGCTGGCTAATCTTAATAGCCTACCTCTGCGGACTATCGTACGGTGTACACCTGCTAAACTTGCTCATTATTCCGGCCATCCTTTTTCTAATCATCTCAAAATGCTACCACCTTTCGACAGGGAAAAAGCTGCTTGCCATTGCCGTTAGCTCGCTAGGTGTAGGTGCCGTAATGTACTTTTTTGTTCCCCTACTGCTTTGGGTAATTTCCAGAATAGAGCTGCTTTTTGTAAACCAGATAGGCTTACCCTACAACAGCGGAACGCTTTTTGGCGTGTTTGCCATCTTTGGTGCAATGGGGTGGCTCGTTTGGTTTTCGTTTACAAAAGGTCATGCTAAGACATTTCTGTTTACCGTAAGCTTCGCCCTCTTTACGCTAGGCTTTGCCAGCTACGCCATGGTGCTTATTCGCGGAATTCAGAATCCGCCAATGAACCAAAACCAACCCGACAATATTTTTAGCCTAAAATACTACCTCGACCGCGACCAGTACGGCAAAACGCCGCTGCTTTACGGCCCATACTACTCCGCGCCTGTAAAGGCTGTGGTGGCCGACGAGCCCATTTACGTAAAGATTGATGGCCGATACGAGATAAAAGGCTATACCTCGAAGGTTAAGTACTACAGCTCGCACTGTACCATCTTCCCAAGAATGCACAGCAACGTACCCAACCATATAGGCAGCTACCGCAGCTGGGCAGACATACAGGAAGATTCGGTAACCTACAAAACGGTAGATGGAAAAGCATTTAAGGAGATTAAGCCTACGTTTACCCAAAACCTCACCTTTTTTGCTGGCTACCAAATGTGGTGGATGTACTTTCGCTACCTGCTGTGGAATTTCTCTGGCCGACAAAACGAGTTTTACGGTAACGGAAATATCCTGAACGGAAACTTTATAACCGGATTTCCCGCTATCGACAACCTAATGCTTGGGCCACAAAACGAGCTGCCCGATGCCTATAAAAATAACGCGGCGAACAACCGCTACTTCCTTATACCGCTGCTGCTAGGGCTTATTGGCATTTACTACCAATGGAAGAGGCACGAAAATTTATTTATAACCACCCTGCTGCTATTTTTCTTTACGGGAATTGCCATTGTGCTTTTCCTTAATCAAACGCCGCTGCAGGCACGCGAGCGAGACTACGCCTATGTTGGCTCGTTTTACGTTTTTGCCATTTGGATTGGCTACGGGCTACTATTCCTATCGAAAAAGTTGGAAAAGATTAAGGCAAGAAGTTTACGCAACATTGCCGCACTCTCATTTATAGCTGTACCAGCCTTGGTCCTTGCCCAAAACTACGACGACCACGATCGCTCTGGAAGAAGCATAGCGCTAAACTACGCCAAAAACTTCCTCAATAGCGTTCCCAAAAACTCGCTGCTGGTTGTCTACGGCGACAACGACACCTTCCCCGTTTGGTACGCTCAGATGGTAGAAGGCGTAAGGCAGGATGTAAAGGTCGTTAACAGCAACTACCTTCCTACCAGCTGGCAGCCTGGACAGCTAGCCTACAAAACCTACACCAACGATGGCTTTAAGATGGATGGCAGATCGCTGTATACCATCCCCGATGAGTTTAGGCATACAACAGGGAAAGATTCGTTAATGCCTCCCGTGCCGTTGCAGATAGCCATGCTGCAAATTTTTTCGTCCGACTCGGCCAACCGTGTTCCTTCGCCTCTACAAAAGGGTAAGATGGTTCGATACCTACCTCAGGATGTTATTGTGCTACCTGGGTTAACCCGAAAAGATTCGAATAACATCTACCTCGCAAATAACCAAATCCTCAGCAAGGAGCAAATCATCTATCTCGATATCATCAACCGAAACTACCCCGAGCGAACCATCAGCTATGCTCAGACAGTTCCAGAGCAGTCGTACAAGCTGCTACAGCGTAACCTCTCGCGGGTAGGACTTAACCACGAACTCATAATTCGTGCAGCAGATAGCACCGACAGCGTAAACCGCGCGGCCACCCTTCGCTCGTACAAATTTTTAATGAACCACTTCTCTTTTGATAAGCTGGATAAGCCGCAGCTGCTCGATGAGGTGAGCGTACGGTGCATTGCATCATACCGAACCGCGTTTATTAGAACCGCTGCTGCATTGGCCAACGCTGGAGACACCGCAAAAGCAACCGCACTTATTGCCAAATGCAATAAAAACATACCTGTCGAAACCATTCCGCTAGGCTCTAAGGAACCCGTAATGGTAAAGCTGCTGCTCGATTTGAAACAAAACAGGGATGCGCTGCTGCTAGTTAACTACCTATCAAAAGAAAACTTGCAGATGCTTCACTTCATCGAAAAGTTGAATTCGTTTCAGAAACGATACGTGTTCGCCGAAAAAGCGTTAGCTTTGCAAAATCTGGACAGTTTTGCAGAAATACTAGTAGCGCATGGCTACACGCAGCAAGCCATGAAGATCAAGCAACAAATCGACAAATACGACAAGTAG
- a CDS encoding DUF6427 family protein has protein sequence MLVKFFRKDTLEVLIIFALLLLALWIKTLMGLGDQDIERTLSYGTPLELVINQFALHLPGLSTIVAFLITLVVLFMMQSLNNQFIFVPQRSLLPSLLYVMIGFSFISLQHLTPALAAMPIIILSLKSIFTSYRKDYAEADYFLAGFYMALAAVVYLPALAYLLTIIFSVLIMRPFSWREWVATFAGLLVPFIFLATYYLLFDTDGMNTILALDPGKIIAAIPKSMNSFFGYGFLGTILLALAAASFFILTWTGSQKVRTNKIFLVFFSMIGVGILSYVLIPTVSKEALVIMALPLSYVISVYMIFSRRTLIPDALLLMLLSLAVLLQIFVE, from the coding sequence ATGCTAGTAAAATTCTTTAGAAAAGACACGCTGGAGGTGCTGATTATTTTTGCCCTGCTGCTTTTAGCCTTATGGATAAAAACCCTCATGGGGCTAGGCGATCAGGACATAGAGCGCACCCTATCCTACGGAACACCGCTCGAGCTGGTGATCAACCAGTTTGCGCTACACCTTCCGGGACTTTCCACCATAGTTGCCTTTCTAATAACGCTAGTTGTGCTGTTCATGATGCAGTCGCTCAACAACCAGTTTATTTTTGTACCCCAACGAAGCCTTTTGCCCTCGCTGCTGTACGTTATGATTGGTTTCAGCTTTATTTCGCTACAGCATCTTACTCCAGCACTAGCCGCCATGCCCATTATCATCCTGTCCCTAAAAAGCATCTTCACCTCGTACCGTAAGGATTACGCAGAGGCAGACTACTTCTTGGCGGGCTTCTACATGGCGCTGGCAGCGGTGGTTTATCTGCCCGCATTGGCCTACCTGCTCACCATCATCTTCTCGGTGCTGATAATGCGCCCCTTTAGCTGGCGCGAATGGGTGGCTACCTTTGCCGGATTGCTAGTGCCATTCATCTTTCTGGCTACCTACTATCTGCTCTTCGATACCGACGGGATGAACACGATACTTGCGCTCGATCCAGGAAAGATCATAGCAGCGATACCCAAGTCGATGAACAGCTTTTTCGGCTACGGATTTTTGGGCACCATCTTACTAGCCCTCGCCGCCGCCTCATTCTTCATCCTTACTTGGACTGGCTCGCAAAAGGTACGTACCAACAAGATTTTTCTCGTTTTTTTCTCGATGATTGGGGTTGGCATCCTATCGTACGTCTTAATACCAACGGTATCTAAGGAGGCGCTGGTGATAATGGCCCTCCCCCTAAGCTACGTGATAAGCGTCTACATGATCTTCTCGCGTCGAACCCTCATCCCCGATGCGCTCCTTTTAATGCTGCTCTCGCTAGCCGTTCTTCTACAGATTTTTGTAGAGTAA
- a CDS encoding PNGase F N-terminal domain-containing protein — protein MSIRITIGLALATLVSLGASAQERFTTTTVKIFDHEHLNFSGEYAKKGLVPDVKGVVRIADGRVLLKKIAIPKTKKYTEAKVRVTLSSAGDRWDKSGSLFVIPATSKVNMLTVAQGEATLPAYPVAQEKLPGTIPSAGYQPTVELMRFMTPFGVGYYSGREGFEKRRPVYIPFFEKQVVWEQDITDRLPLLNGEALIGVWIDTWTAEGYNIDVELTVKESTLPIDPKQKQWIAPLVNTVYYAGQGMPDIFGRRDIEVEVDIPKNVKNTMLKYIVTGHGGHNEGDEFVKKENIIYLDGQKVLAFTPWRDDCASFRRFNPGSGVWLMRDTASYIDTVSNKYAEKEIEERIASSDLSRSNWCPGSVVEPVTINLPNIKPGKHKIRFSIPKAQVADGDKMNHWLISAYMVGTIR, from the coding sequence ATGAGTATTCGAATCACGATTGGGCTAGCGTTGGCTACCCTAGTTAGCTTGGGCGCATCGGCCCAAGAGCGTTTTACCACCACTACGGTAAAGATATTCGACCACGAGCACCTGAACTTTAGCGGCGAGTACGCCAAAAAAGGGCTGGTCCCAGATGTCAAAGGCGTTGTTCGAATTGCCGATGGCCGCGTGCTGCTCAAAAAAATCGCCATCCCAAAAACAAAAAAATACACCGAAGCCAAAGTGCGCGTAACCCTATCGTCCGCTGGCGACCGATGGGATAAGTCGGGCTCTCTGTTTGTGATCCCCGCTACATCGAAGGTAAACATGCTAACCGTGGCCCAAGGAGAAGCAACCCTGCCAGCCTACCCTGTGGCTCAGGAGAAGCTCCCTGGTACTATTCCATCTGCCGGCTACCAGCCAACCGTGGAGCTGATGCGCTTTATGACCCCCTTTGGCGTGGGCTACTACAGCGGCCGTGAGGGCTTCGAAAAACGCCGTCCCGTATACATCCCCTTCTTTGAGAAGCAGGTTGTTTGGGAGCAGGATATCACCGACCGCCTGCCGCTGCTTAACGGCGAAGCGCTGATTGGCGTATGGATTGACACCTGGACAGCCGAAGGCTACAACATCGACGTGGAGCTAACCGTAAAGGAAAGCACCCTACCTATAGATCCGAAGCAGAAGCAGTGGATAGCCCCGCTGGTAAACACGGTTTACTATGCCGGACAGGGAATGCCCGATATCTTTGGCCGCAGAGACATAGAGGTAGAGGTAGATATCCCCAAAAATGTAAAAAACACCATGCTGAAGTACATCGTTACCGGACACGGCGGCCATAACGAAGGAGACGAGTTTGTGAAAAAGGAGAACATCATCTACCTCGACGGGCAGAAGGTGCTGGCCTTTACCCCTTGGCGAGACGACTGCGCCTCGTTCCGCCGCTTTAATCCCGGATCGGGCGTGTGGCTGATGAGGGATACCGCCAGCTACATCGACACGGTGTCCAACAAGTACGCCGAAAAGGAGATCGAGGAGCGCATCGCCTCGTCCGACCTCTCGCGCAGCAACTGGTGCCCCGGATCGGTGGTGGAGCCTGTAACCATCAACCTGCCCAACATAAAGCCTGGCAAGCATAAAATTCGCTTCAGCATACCCAAGGCACAGGTGGCCGATGGCGACAAAATGAACCACTGGCTAATTTCTGCCTACATGGTAGGAACCATCAGGTAG
- the bioB gene encoding biotin synthase BioB encodes MMTAQDVAALKERILNGYLVTSEEALELLKVEDKEQLYQMADDIRRHFLKNDFEMCSIINARSGRCPEDCKWCSQSALHDTNVEVYPLIASPVAVAQARDNAKYGVAKFSLVTSGRTLSQTDVDKSCQIYNDIRKEVDIHLCASMGLLNKKQLQQLADAGVEHYHCNLETAPSHFKNLCTTHTIEEKKQTIQWAKEAGLGICSGGIIGMGESEAQRIEFAFALREIGAESIPVNLLNPIEGTPMHGTAKLSDEEILTTFAMFRIINPTAKIRFAAGRADISHMMEKALKCGMSAALVGDLLTTLGSSVSEDVKMLTDQGYDIVK; translated from the coding sequence ATGATGACTGCCCAAGACGTGGCTGCGCTTAAGGAGCGCATTCTTAACGGCTACCTTGTTACCTCGGAGGAGGCGCTGGAGCTGCTTAAGGTGGAGGATAAGGAGCAACTTTACCAAATGGCCGACGACATCCGTCGCCACTTTTTGAAGAACGACTTCGAGATGTGCTCCATAATTAACGCCCGTTCGGGTCGTTGCCCCGAGGACTGTAAGTGGTGCTCTCAGTCGGCACTGCACGACACCAACGTGGAGGTTTACCCGCTAATTGCCTCGCCCGTGGCGGTGGCACAGGCGCGCGATAACGCCAAGTATGGTGTGGCCAAATTCTCGCTGGTAACCAGCGGCCGAACCCTTTCGCAAACCGATGTCGATAAGTCTTGCCAGATATATAACGATATCCGTAAGGAGGTGGATATTCACCTTTGCGCCTCGATGGGCCTACTGAATAAGAAGCAGCTGCAGCAGCTGGCCGATGCGGGCGTGGAGCACTACCACTGCAACCTCGAAACCGCGCCATCGCACTTCAAGAATCTTTGTACCACGCATACCATCGAGGAGAAGAAGCAAACCATCCAGTGGGCTAAGGAAGCAGGGCTGGGCATCTGCTCTGGCGGAATTATTGGTATGGGCGAGAGCGAGGCGCAGCGCATCGAGTTTGCCTTTGCGCTTCGCGAGATTGGCGCGGAGTCTATCCCCGTAAACCTGCTAAACCCTATCGAGGGAACGCCCATGCACGGCACCGCCAAGCTATCAGACGAGGAGATCCTAACCACCTTTGCCATGTTCCGCATAATCAACCCAACGGCTAAGATTCGCTTTGCGGCTGGTAGGGCAGATATTTCGCACATGATGGAGAAGGCGCTAAAGTGCGGCATGAGCGCGGCATTGGTGGGCGATTTGCTTACCACCCTTGGCTCTAGCGTTTCGGAAGATGTAAAAATGCTTACCGATCAGGGATACGATATTGTAAAATAG